One stretch of Bremerella cremea DNA includes these proteins:
- the mutS gene encoding DNA mismatch repair protein MutS, protein MTPMMQQYHEAKNACGDAILLFRMGDFYELFNDDAVTASKILGMTLTSRDKGENATPMAGFPHHQLDSYLAKLIQQGYRVGICDQVEDPKQAKGIVKREITRILSPGTLTDDSLLSPKESNYLAAVLCEGDQAGISWIELSTGRFLAGVFSAARLSDELARIAPSECLLSEGTNALPKHTNGQFLHTQRPAWAFGGKAADEKLTKHFEVKSLDGFGFEDTDRLAIRAAGAILDYLQETQRGSLDHVQTLIPYRQTNAVEIDESTRRSLELTRTIRDQRREGTLISVLDRCRTPMGSRLMAEWLASPLADVAQIQQRHDAVEELKNDLPLSESLGEALAGVYDLQRLLTRVTTGRASPRDLSFVGRTLSKLPRIKAKVTSRKSKLLCEIESQIDLCPEVHDKLAAALIEDCPLTTADGGYIQDGYNAKLDELRGLAAGGKQWIANYQAEESKKSGIANMKVGFNKVFGYYIEITNTHRDKVPTYFHRKQTLKNAERYITPELKEYEEKVLSADEKAKSLEYDLFAELRDLVQSAADRLRQTATALAQLDALVSLGNLARDRNYCRPKMDDGAELAIVDGRHPVLDVTEEAGTFIPNDTMLGGEAEDFVAIITGPNMAGKSTYIRQVGLIAIMAQIGSFVPAREATIGVVDRVFARVGASDELSRGQSTFMVEMTETARILNTATAKSLVILDEIGRGTSTYDGVSLAWSIVEYIHDRIGCRTLFATHYHELADLSQSLDHVMNLNVAVKEWDDKIIFLHKIVAGAADKSYGIYVARLAGIPHDVNERAKQILAQLEQEHLDLEGQSKIRPKRDRHPKSDLQLTLFGPSEHPVVEEIRQADLSGMTPLDAFQKLIQWQSDLRKKAE, encoded by the coding sequence ATGACCCCAATGATGCAGCAGTACCACGAAGCAAAGAATGCTTGTGGCGATGCGATCCTGCTGTTTCGCATGGGCGACTTCTACGAACTGTTCAATGACGATGCGGTCACGGCTTCCAAGATTTTGGGCATGACCCTCACCAGCCGCGACAAAGGAGAGAACGCCACCCCAATGGCGGGTTTTCCCCATCATCAGTTGGATTCCTACCTAGCGAAGCTAATCCAGCAAGGGTATCGGGTTGGCATCTGTGACCAAGTAGAAGATCCGAAGCAGGCCAAGGGGATCGTTAAACGCGAGATAACTCGCATCCTTTCTCCCGGCACGCTGACGGATGATTCACTGCTTAGCCCGAAGGAAAGCAACTATTTGGCCGCCGTTCTCTGCGAAGGTGATCAGGCCGGAATTAGTTGGATTGAGCTTTCCACAGGTCGGTTTTTGGCGGGCGTTTTTAGTGCTGCTCGTTTGTCCGACGAACTAGCTCGTATCGCGCCTTCGGAATGCTTGCTGTCGGAAGGAACCAATGCCCTCCCCAAGCACACCAACGGACAGTTTCTGCACACGCAGCGGCCAGCTTGGGCCTTTGGTGGCAAAGCGGCGGACGAGAAGCTGACCAAGCACTTCGAGGTGAAAAGCCTGGATGGCTTCGGCTTCGAGGATACCGATCGGCTAGCGATTCGCGCCGCTGGGGCCATTCTCGACTACTTACAGGAAACTCAGCGTGGCTCGCTAGATCACGTGCAAACGTTGATCCCATATCGCCAAACCAACGCCGTCGAGATCGACGAATCGACGCGACGGTCACTAGAACTCACCCGCACGATTCGAGATCAACGCCGCGAGGGAACTCTTATCTCGGTGCTCGACCGTTGCCGTACGCCGATGGGGAGCCGGCTGATGGCCGAGTGGCTGGCGAGTCCCTTGGCGGATGTCGCCCAAATTCAGCAGCGACACGATGCCGTCGAAGAATTGAAGAACGACTTACCCCTTTCCGAGTCGTTGGGTGAGGCTTTGGCTGGTGTATATGATCTGCAGCGGCTGCTAACGCGCGTGACGACAGGCCGTGCGAGCCCGCGTGATTTGAGTTTTGTGGGGCGCACGCTCTCGAAGTTACCACGCATCAAAGCGAAAGTGACTTCGCGGAAGAGCAAGCTTTTGTGCGAGATTGAAAGCCAGATCGATCTATGCCCAGAGGTTCATGACAAACTGGCGGCAGCGTTGATTGAAGATTGCCCGCTAACGACTGCAGACGGTGGTTACATCCAAGATGGCTACAACGCCAAGCTGGACGAACTGCGTGGCTTGGCCGCTGGCGGAAAGCAGTGGATCGCTAACTACCAGGCCGAAGAAAGCAAGAAGTCGGGCATTGCCAACATGAAAGTTGGCTTCAACAAAGTGTTCGGCTATTACATCGAAATTACGAACACCCACCGCGATAAGGTTCCCACTTATTTCCATCGCAAGCAAACGTTGAAGAATGCCGAGCGGTACATTACGCCTGAGTTAAAAGAGTACGAAGAGAAGGTTCTCAGCGCCGACGAGAAGGCGAAGTCGCTAGAGTATGACTTGTTCGCGGAACTCCGCGACCTGGTGCAATCCGCCGCCGATCGGCTCCGGCAAACGGCGACCGCTTTGGCACAGCTCGATGCGCTGGTATCTCTAGGCAACCTGGCCCGCGATCGCAATTACTGTCGTCCGAAGATGGATGACGGGGCGGAACTCGCGATTGTGGATGGGCGTCACCCGGTGCTCGACGTGACGGAAGAAGCGGGCACGTTTATTCCCAACGATACGATGCTGGGGGGCGAGGCGGAAGACTTCGTGGCGATTATCACCGGGCCGAACATGGCGGGTAAAAGTACCTACATTCGCCAAGTCGGGCTGATCGCGATCATGGCGCAAATCGGCAGCTTCGTACCCGCACGGGAAGCGACCATTGGCGTGGTCGACCGCGTGTTTGCCCGAGTGGGGGCAAGCGACGAACTTTCACGCGGGCAAAGTACGTTCATGGTCGAAATGACCGAGACCGCCCGAATTTTGAACACAGCGACCGCCAAGAGCCTGGTAATTCTGGACGAAATTGGCCGAGGCACCAGTACCTACGACGGCGTCTCGTTAGCCTGGTCGATTGTTGAATACATTCACGATCGGATCGGTTGCCGCACGTTGTTTGCCACGCACTATCATGAACTGGCCGACCTGTCGCAGTCGCTCGATCACGTGATGAATTTAAACGTGGCAGTGAAGGAATGGGACGACAAGATTATCTTCCTGCACAAGATTGTCGCTGGGGCGGCTGACAAGAGCTACGGGATTTACGTGGCTCGCCTGGCAGGCATTCCGCACGATGTCAACGAACGAGCCAAGCAGATCTTGGCTCAGCTTGAACAAGAGCATCTCGACCTCGAAGGCCAGTCGAAGATTCGACCCAAGCGAGATCGTCATCCCAAATCCGACTTACAGTTGACGCTGTTCGGACCGAGCGAGCACCCAGTGGTCGAAGAGATCCGCCAGGCCGATTTAAGTGGCATGACGCCACTGGACGCTTTTCAAAAGCTGATCCAGTGGCAGAGTGACCTGAGGAAGAAAGCCGAGTAA
- a CDS encoding sulfatase — protein MRTLLLLLALLTSPLFSTATQAAERKPNFVFFLVDDLGWTDIGVYGSSFYETPNVDRLAATGLRFTNAYAACQVCSPTRASIMTGRYPTRTGITDYIGAPQPEGWKRKTTMLPANYEMQLALDEVTIAEVLKQNGYATFFAGKWHLGSEKFFPEHQGFDVNQGGIDRGGPYGGKKYFSPYGNPRLENGPAGEHLPDRLASETVKFMTEHKDEPFLAYLSFYSVHTPLMSREDLKQKYLEKKKTLKHGEIWGDEGERKVRLVQEHAVYAGMVEAMDQAVGKVLTAVDDLGLRDNTVVIFMSDNGGLSTSEGHPTSNLPLRAGKGWIYEGGIREPMIVRWPGVTHADSVSEQYVSSVDFFPTMLEIAGIEVPPGLTIDGMSFAPVLQGKSIDRGPIFWHYPHYGNQGGSPSAAVREGEWKLAEFYEDGHLELYNLSDDIGEQHNVADQHPELVKKLHAKLEAWRKETGAKLPTHRVTASK, from the coding sequence ATGCGTACGCTTCTTCTCTTGCTTGCTTTGCTAACTTCCCCTTTATTCTCAACCGCTACCCAGGCGGCCGAGCGTAAACCGAACTTTGTGTTCTTTCTGGTGGATGACCTCGGCTGGACCGATATTGGTGTTTACGGCAGTTCTTTTTACGAAACCCCAAACGTCGATCGCTTAGCAGCGACTGGTTTGCGTTTCACCAACGCCTACGCAGCTTGCCAGGTGTGCTCTCCCACGCGAGCGAGCATCATGACCGGCCGCTACCCGACCCGGACCGGTATCACCGATTACATCGGCGCCCCACAGCCGGAAGGCTGGAAACGCAAGACGACTATGCTGCCGGCCAATTACGAAATGCAGCTTGCCCTAGATGAAGTCACGATTGCCGAAGTCCTAAAACAAAACGGCTACGCCACCTTCTTTGCCGGCAAGTGGCACCTTGGCAGCGAGAAGTTCTTCCCAGAGCACCAAGGCTTCGACGTCAACCAAGGGGGCATCGACCGCGGCGGCCCGTATGGAGGCAAGAAGTATTTTTCCCCTTACGGCAACCCTCGGCTGGAAAATGGCCCCGCTGGCGAACACTTGCCAGATCGCCTGGCATCGGAAACGGTCAAGTTTATGACCGAGCATAAGGACGAGCCTTTTTTGGCTTACCTTTCCTTCTACTCTGTCCACACGCCGCTCATGTCGCGAGAAGACCTGAAGCAGAAGTATCTTGAAAAGAAGAAGACCTTAAAGCATGGTGAGATTTGGGGTGACGAAGGGGAACGTAAAGTTCGCCTCGTGCAGGAACACGCGGTGTATGCCGGCATGGTCGAAGCGATGGATCAAGCGGTCGGTAAAGTTTTAACGGCAGTCGACGACCTGGGTCTGCGAGACAACACCGTTGTCATCTTCATGTCCGATAACGGCGGGCTCTCCACCTCAGAAGGACACCCGACGAGTAACCTTCCCTTACGTGCCGGCAAAGGCTGGATCTACGAAGGGGGCATTCGCGAACCGATGATCGTCCGTTGGCCAGGCGTCACTCACGCCGACAGCGTCAGCGAGCAATATGTGAGCAGTGTCGACTTCTTCCCTACGATGCTGGAAATTGCGGGTATCGAAGTCCCTCCAGGTTTAACGATCGACGGCATGAGCTTCGCCCCGGTGCTGCAAGGCAAATCGATCGACCGTGGCCCAATCTTCTGGCACTATCCCCACTATGGCAATCAAGGGGGTTCTCCCTCGGCTGCCGTGCGCGAAGGAGAATGGAAGCTGGCCGAGTTTTACGAAGATGGTCACCTAGAACTTTACAACCTGAGTGATGACATCGGCGAACAGCACAATGTGGCCGATCAGCATCCCGAACTTGTGAAGAAGCTGCATGCGAAGCTGGAAGCCTGGCGCAAAGAAACGGGTGCCAAGCTGCCAACCCACCGAGTAACGGCATCCAAGTAG
- a CDS encoding proline racemase family protein codes for MPLPTDRIELSVIDSHTGGEPTRTVLGGTPPLAGETIDQQIAELQSEHDWIRTALTHEPRGYEAMVGALLLQPHNSEAVARVVFFNNVGYLGMCGHGTIGVAATLAYLGNISPGDHLLETIAGDVVFTLHEDNRVSFSNVPSHRYRQSVAIQTPSFGEVTGDIAFGGNWFYLCNDHGLDISMLNLDQLQQCSREIRQALDQERVFGADGGIIDHIELIGPPNREDADAVNYVYCPGGEYDRSPCGTGTSAKLACLAADGKLAPGDTWRQESVTGSVFEGTYQTSGDKIIPRIMGEAFVTAETKVVIDPIDPLTFGFRHNLGES; via the coding sequence ATGCCTTTGCCAACTGATCGAATTGAGCTGAGCGTAATCGACTCCCACACTGGGGGGGAACCTACCCGAACGGTACTTGGTGGTACTCCACCTCTCGCTGGTGAGACAATTGACCAGCAGATAGCCGAACTGCAATCGGAGCACGATTGGATTCGAACCGCTCTTACCCATGAGCCACGAGGCTACGAGGCGATGGTTGGGGCTTTGCTGCTGCAGCCCCACAATTCGGAAGCGGTGGCCCGCGTCGTCTTTTTCAACAATGTCGGCTACTTAGGCATGTGTGGCCACGGAACCATTGGCGTCGCAGCAACCTTGGCTTACCTCGGAAACATTTCGCCGGGGGATCATTTGCTGGAAACCATCGCCGGGGATGTTGTCTTCACACTGCACGAGGACAATCGCGTTTCTTTTTCCAATGTCCCCAGTCATCGCTATCGCCAGTCGGTCGCCATCCAAACGCCTAGCTTCGGCGAAGTAACCGGAGACATCGCCTTTGGCGGCAATTGGTTTTACCTGTGCAACGATCACGGTTTAGATATCTCGATGCTCAACCTCGACCAGTTGCAACAATGCAGTCGAGAAATTCGCCAGGCGCTTGACCAGGAGAGGGTCTTTGGAGCCGATGGTGGCATCATCGACCATATCGAGCTCATCGGTCCCCCTAACCGTGAAGACGCCGATGCGGTGAATTATGTTTATTGCCCGGGTGGCGAGTACGATCGCTCGCCGTGTGGCACCGGCACCAGTGCCAAGCTGGCTTGCCTAGCCGCTGACGGCAAGCTGGCCCCCGGCGATACTTGGCGCCAGGAATCGGTCACCGGCAGCGTCTTCGAAGGCACCTACCAGACAAGCGGCGACAAGATTATCCCTCGCATCATGGGGGAAGCGTTTGTGACGGCCGAGACGAAAGTGGTGATCGATCCGATCGACCCCCTCACTTTCGGCTTTCGACACAACTTGGGGGAAAGCTAG
- a CDS encoding ABC transporter permease yields MSTASITEVGAPPAAPSFCTRLFRVPGIWIGGVLIFLFVFSALFADVISPYSPDARDGQNQPPSYAHWLGTDSNEKDVLTRVLHGSRLSLLASITSITCAVVIGVGLGMLAGYNGGRIDMLVMRLIDIWLSFPSLLIAFLVIAALHPGWPAVIIAVALINVPVFARQVRAEMLSLKHAAYAEAAIAAGATPFYMVLFVFLPAVTGTIWVLATLGLGHAILEVAGLSFLGIAGDPSHAEWGAMLVEAKEYLHVTIWPALAPGIAISLTILGFNLFGDGLREVLNRRSQSS; encoded by the coding sequence TTGAGTACCGCATCCATCACGGAAGTGGGCGCTCCTCCGGCAGCTCCTTCTTTTTGCACTCGTCTATTTCGTGTCCCTGGCATTTGGATTGGGGGCGTGCTGATTTTTCTGTTCGTCTTTTCGGCCCTATTCGCCGATGTCATTTCGCCTTATAGTCCCGACGCGCGGGACGGACAGAATCAACCTCCTAGTTATGCCCATTGGTTGGGAACCGATTCCAACGAAAAAGATGTGCTGACGCGTGTGCTGCATGGTTCCCGTTTGTCGTTGCTTGCCAGTATCACTTCGATTACGTGTGCGGTGGTAATTGGCGTGGGCCTGGGCATGTTGGCCGGTTACAACGGAGGGCGTATCGATATGTTGGTCATGCGACTGATCGATATTTGGCTTTCCTTCCCCAGCTTGTTGATCGCCTTTTTAGTGATTGCGGCCCTGCACCCCGGCTGGCCGGCGGTGATTATCGCGGTGGCGTTGATTAATGTGCCTGTTTTCGCGCGGCAGGTTCGCGCCGAGATGCTTTCGCTGAAGCATGCCGCCTACGCAGAGGCAGCGATTGCCGCAGGGGCAACGCCGTTTTACATGGTTCTATTTGTGTTTTTGCCAGCAGTTACCGGGACAATTTGGGTTTTAGCAACGTTGGGGCTGGGGCATGCTATCCTCGAAGTGGCTGGGCTTTCCTTTCTGGGAATTGCAGGTGATCCTTCCCACGCAGAATGGGGGGCAATGCTTGTCGAGGCGAAAGAGTATTTGCACGTCACGATTTGGCCAGCACTAGCTCCTGGCATCGCAATTTCGTTGACAATCCTCGGTTTCAACCTTTTTGGAGACGGCCTGCGAGAGGTCTTAAACCGGCGTTCGCAAAGCAGTTAG
- a CDS encoding NAD(P)/FAD-dependent oxidoreductase, with protein sequence MSTHTLVIGGGVVGTAAAYYLAKAGHEVTIVDQGRHGGACSHANCGYISPSHVPPIPMPGLIGPTMKSMLSSDSPFYIRPRFSPALWSFLLRFWWNCNETQMKHAARGKHALLHSSRRLYETLIETEQLDCNWEKRGLLFVFREKHHFDEFAPINDWLAKEFDLPAVPYTDGGLQKLEPALKDDVHGAWHYENDAHLRPDRLLSSWRTVLERLGVKILEQHKVTAMHGEGNKLRAIQTDQGEIAADRYVLATGSWSPFFNRELGCTLRIQPGKGYSITMARPEICPKIPMLLEESRVGVTPFNDGYRLGSTMEFGGYDASINQKRLGLLKKGAKLYLKEPFTDETYEEWHGWRPMTPDDLPYIDFAPKYGNVIMTAGHGMLGLSMGAATGKLAWELLDKLEPHVDPKPYRLR encoded by the coding sequence TTGAGTACCCACACCCTTGTGATCGGCGGCGGAGTCGTCGGAACAGCGGCGGCCTATTATTTGGCCAAAGCCGGGCACGAAGTAACGATTGTCGATCAAGGACGCCACGGCGGAGCCTGCTCGCATGCGAATTGCGGCTACATTTCGCCTAGCCACGTCCCACCGATCCCCATGCCAGGTCTGATCGGTCCCACAATGAAGTCGATGCTTAGCAGCGATTCGCCGTTTTATATCCGTCCCCGCTTCTCGCCAGCGTTGTGGAGCTTCCTGCTTCGCTTTTGGTGGAACTGCAACGAAACTCAAATGAAGCATGCCGCCCGCGGCAAGCACGCGTTGCTGCATTCGTCGCGGCGGTTGTATGAAACACTTATCGAAACCGAGCAACTCGATTGCAACTGGGAAAAACGGGGCTTGTTGTTTGTTTTTCGCGAGAAGCACCACTTTGACGAGTTTGCTCCAATCAACGATTGGCTGGCGAAAGAATTCGATCTGCCGGCGGTTCCATACACCGATGGTGGCCTGCAAAAACTAGAGCCCGCCTTAAAAGACGATGTTCATGGAGCATGGCATTACGAAAACGACGCGCACCTTCGTCCCGATCGCCTGCTTAGCTCATGGCGAACGGTATTAGAACGGCTAGGCGTCAAGATTCTGGAACAGCACAAAGTCACCGCCATGCATGGCGAAGGAAACAAGCTCCGCGCCATTCAAACCGATCAAGGCGAGATTGCGGCGGATCGCTATGTTTTGGCAACCGGTTCTTGGAGCCCTTTCTTCAACCGCGAACTGGGTTGCACGCTTCGCATTCAGCCAGGCAAGGGTTACTCGATCACGATGGCCCGACCGGAAATCTGTCCCAAGATTCCGATGCTCTTGGAAGAAAGCCGCGTCGGAGTCACCCCTTTCAACGACGGGTATCGCCTCGGCTCGACGATGGAATTTGGCGGCTATGATGCCAGCATCAATCAAAAGCGTCTAGGGCTACTCAAGAAGGGCGCCAAGCTGTATCTGAAAGAGCCTTTCACCGACGAAACCTACGAAGAGTGGCATGGCTGGCGTCCGATGACCCCAGACGATCTACCTTACATCGATTTCGCCCCGAAGTACGGTAACGTGATCATGACGGCTGGACACGGCATGTTAGGACTTTCGATGGGAGCTGCCACCGGCAAGCTGGCCTGGGAGTTACTTGACAAACTTGAACCGCATGTCGATCCGAAACCATATCGCTTGCGTTAG
- a CDS encoding aldose 1-epimerase: MALEVIEIRDEESGSSAKIAPTFGFNCFEFLAKIEDQAIDVLWSAPDFADGTARPSSSGIPLLFPFPGRIKGTRLSWEDRQFEIPEGDGRGNAIHGFVMNRAWRVTEQTESKVTAEFQAAQDDATLLEQWPTDFKVTATYEISNATLTGSYCIENPSAKPLPFGFGTHPYFRVPIGGASADACEIVVPYTFEWEFKDQLASGNQFNRDTDPFQPMLFKETQFDNGFGGLECEDGLCTTSIHDPASGRTIEQQFDDQFDSVVLYNPGHREAFCIEPYTCIPDAFQLRRQGYDGGLRVLASGDTFETSIRIRVK; the protein is encoded by the coding sequence ATGGCTTTGGAAGTCATCGAAATTCGCGACGAAGAATCTGGCTCGTCCGCCAAGATAGCCCCAACGTTCGGTTTCAATTGCTTCGAGTTCCTCGCGAAGATCGAAGACCAAGCAATTGACGTGCTGTGGTCGGCCCCAGACTTTGCCGACGGGACAGCCCGCCCTTCCAGCAGCGGCATCCCTTTGCTTTTTCCGTTTCCTGGACGAATCAAAGGAACACGTCTCAGTTGGGAAGACCGCCAGTTTGAAATCCCGGAAGGGGATGGACGCGGCAATGCCATCCACGGTTTTGTTATGAACCGTGCTTGGCGAGTGACCGAGCAAACCGAGTCGAAGGTCACTGCCGAATTCCAAGCCGCGCAAGACGATGCCACCCTGCTTGAGCAATGGCCTACCGATTTCAAAGTCACCGCGACTTACGAAATCTCCAACGCCACCCTGACCGGCAGCTATTGCATCGAGAACCCCTCGGCTAAGCCGCTGCCGTTTGGCTTTGGGACGCATCCTTATTTCCGGGTGCCGATCGGGGGTGCCTCAGCCGATGCGTGTGAAATTGTGGTGCCGTATACGTTTGAGTGGGAATTCAAGGATCAATTGGCCAGCGGCAACCAATTCAACCGCGACACCGATCCTTTCCAACCCATGCTCTTCAAAGAAACCCAGTTCGATAACGGCTTTGGCGGGCTCGAATGCGAAGATGGTCTCTGCACGACTTCCATCCACGATCCGGCATCAGGCCGCACGATTGAGCAGCAATTTGACGATCAGTTTGACTCGGTCGTGCTGTACAACCCAGGCCATCGCGAGGCGTTTTGCATCGAACCCTACACTTGCATCCCCGATGCCTTTCAACTGCGGCGTCAGGGCTACGATGGTGGCTTACGGGTGTTAGCCAGCGGCGACACGTTTGAAACGTCCATTCGCATTCGTGTGAAGTAA
- a CDS encoding cupin domain-containing protein: protein MNLLVRRLFWISFAVCGTVSLVWGHDVGEGDLKVTVLAKSSDAWDDKPLPHYPTGQPEITVLKIIIPEGKKTPLHFHSVINAAVLLKGEVDVHMPAGETKKLKAGESLIEVVDKAHWGENVGQGDAEFLVFYAGEKGEKITHVLHGDETPEAVLQEANR from the coding sequence ATGAACCTTCTTGTCCGTCGCTTGTTTTGGATTTCCTTCGCTGTGTGCGGAACAGTTAGCTTGGTTTGGGGGCACGATGTCGGCGAGGGGGATCTCAAGGTTACCGTTCTCGCCAAATCAAGTGATGCGTGGGACGACAAGCCGCTGCCTCATTACCCTACCGGGCAGCCGGAAATTACCGTGCTGAAGATCATCATTCCGGAAGGGAAGAAAACGCCGCTGCATTTCCATAGCGTGATCAACGCCGCCGTTCTGCTGAAGGGAGAGGTCGACGTTCACATGCCCGCTGGGGAGACGAAGAAACTCAAAGCAGGCGAGTCCTTGATCGAAGTGGTCGATAAAGCTCATTGGGGCGAAAACGTCGGCCAAGGGGACGCTGAGTTCCTCGTGTTTTATGCCGGTGAAAAGGGAGAGAAAATCACCCATGTCTTGCACGGCGACGAAACGCCAGAAGCTGTCCTGCAAGAAGCGAATCGCTAA
- a CDS encoding ABC transporter permease, producing MILSRLLQAVVTMLIAVLAVFVAVRVLPANPVIAQFGQHAVPEKIELEMAERGWNDPIWKQAIRFVGQLAQGNLGESFARHGEKISTRLSHAVPATIELAVAAMMIAVPLGISIGIVAALWRNRWPDWISMGLALIGVSVPVFFLAICLIVLFPNMPSGFRLPPGTQHSMSTDFYFLESLFTGQWSITAKCIRHLILPATALATIPLAVISRITRNSMLEVLDSDYLRTARAKGASLFRMVLRHAFPNASLSVMNIVGFQLGMLLTGAILTETVFNWPGLGRYVVDAIRDYDYAVVQACALVISAIFVTLNLVLDVLFLVLDPRLREGNRS from the coding sequence ATGATTCTTTCGCGGCTGCTGCAAGCCGTCGTAACCATGTTGATCGCTGTTTTGGCCGTATTTGTTGCTGTGCGTGTCTTGCCAGCCAACCCGGTGATCGCTCAGTTTGGTCAGCACGCAGTGCCAGAGAAAATTGAGCTAGAGATGGCCGAACGGGGATGGAACGATCCTATCTGGAAACAGGCGATTCGTTTTGTTGGCCAATTAGCCCAGGGGAATTTAGGCGAATCGTTTGCACGGCATGGCGAGAAGATCAGTACGCGGCTGAGTCACGCGGTTCCAGCCACCATTGAACTGGCTGTCGCGGCCATGATGATCGCCGTTCCGTTGGGAATTAGTATCGGAATTGTTGCGGCCTTATGGCGAAATCGCTGGCCAGATTGGATCTCGATGGGGCTGGCACTGATTGGTGTGAGCGTGCCGGTCTTTTTTCTCGCGATCTGCTTGATCGTGCTGTTCCCAAACATGCCAAGCGGTTTTCGCTTGCCTCCTGGAACACAGCACAGCATGTCGACCGACTTCTATTTTTTGGAGTCATTGTTTACCGGACAGTGGTCGATCACGGCCAAGTGTATCCGTCATTTAATTCTGCCCGCGACGGCCCTGGCAACAATTCCATTGGCGGTCATTTCGCGGATTACTCGGAACAGTATGCTCGAAGTCTTAGACTCCGATTATCTACGCACCGCCCGCGCGAAAGGGGCCAGCTTGTTCCGGATGGTGTTGCGGCATGCGTTTCCAAACGCCTCGCTCTCGGTGATGAATATTGTCGGCTTTCAGCTTGGTATGTTACTGACCGGGGCGATCCTTACCGAAACCGTTTTCAACTGGCCAGGCCTTGGGCGATACGTGGTCGATGCGATTCGCGATTACGATTATGCCGTGGTCCAAGCGTGTGCGCTGGTTATTTCAGCGATCTTTGTGACGTTGAACTTGGTGCTTGACGTGTTATTCCTAGTTCTCGATCCACGTTTGCGCGAGGGGAATCGAAGTTGA